Proteins from a genomic interval of Quercus robur chromosome 9, dhQueRobu3.1, whole genome shotgun sequence:
- the LOC126699728 gene encoding serine/threonine-protein phosphatase 7 long form homolog codes for MQALDRVRPGPDVDTQLAQQPNHRSSPLWRCAADEEAPGMIKVRRRKCVLPQGGLDPRIMQHIDAAGLTGLFKVPDMEVDHALITALVERWRPETHTFHLPHGEMGITLQDMEVMLGLPVDGLPVTGKTDYKWSELCEQLLGHKPPPPIPNSNKSTLAGARIRYTWLDAQFAAPLVVDAADEVVQQYARYHLLVRMGALLFMDRSADRVSLLPLQLLNPVSNARRYSWGSAALAWLYRQLCGASKKDAMQIGGALLLVQLWAYSRFPQLCPVVRPPLPPVHSGPLAIRWSGPKCTAEHATHVLAAYRASLATVRAEQIVWEPYTHTLGSLPAYCTAGQHIWRAEVPLIFFWIVEWHHPERVLRQFGMKQPVPSVVDTSTTLHKISLQGKWEKNWEVEHDPFIRQWANRVNVVRGSDLLDDDDTYLVEYMMWYNRHTRRYITPESAYWELMVRTMIRSIPRCDEGSDMHTDLTFTLELVEELGRLKLANALAEAVDIDRQAPVRGGQRGGSRGGGHRGGGQAGRSRTTESAPIYEEGNEEGVEEAWLGTDWVLSDDDGRTPRCTPGDGAGPSHSVDHQGTVPAHTTSHGASTDFEGPPRMSPPVFSGSAHDGGCIFVPTPGMPTPPLVQVDPTMSAPSQTAHGEAVQIEQIPAEDIEPVEALRRSRRPRAHAPDCGTGDGKIRPVRAYGRKRKDH; via the exons ATGCAGGCACTAGATAGAGTGCGGCCTGGACCCGATGTGGATACCCAGTTGGCCCAGCAGCCGAATCATCGGTCAAGTCCACTTTGGAGGTGCGCCGCTGACGAG GAGGCGCCTGGCATGATAAAGGTTCGACGCCGTAAATGTGTATTGCCACAGGGTGGGTTAGATCCACGTATCATGCAACACATAGATGCAGCAGGGTTGACTGGTTTATTCAAGGTTCCTGATATGGAGGTCGACCACGCCTTGATCACGGCGTTGGTTGAGCGGTGGCGTCCGGAGACGCACACGTTCCACTTACCCCATGGAGAAATGGGTATCACCTTGCAAGATATGGAGGTGATGCTGGGGCTTCCGGTGGATGGGTTGCCTGTCACTGGGAAGACAGACTACAAATGGAGTGAGCTGTGCGAACAGTTGTTGGGCCATAAACCTCCACCCCCGATACCAAACTCAAACAAGTCTACCCTTGCTGGGGCGAGGATAAGATACACCTGGCTTGATGCACAGTTTGCCGCTCCCTTAGTTGTGGACGCTGCTGACGAAGTCGTGCAGCAATATGCCCGCTACCACCTACTTGTACGGATGGGGGCCCTCTTGTTCATGGACAGGTCTGCGGACCGGGTCTCACTGCTGCCTCTGCAGTTGCTCAACCCAGTCAGCAATGCGAGACGGTATAGCTGGGGTAGTGCAGCATTGGCCTGGCTGTATAGGCAACTTTGTGGTGCATCGAAGAAGGATGCGATGCAGATTGGAGGAGCACTCTTGTTGGTGCAGCTATGGGCCTATTCAAGGTTCCCACAATTATGCCCTGTTGTGAGGCCGCCTCTACCGCCAGTGCACTCAGGGCCCCTTGCCATTAG GTGGAGCGGGCCAAAATGCACCGCAGAGCATGCCACACACGTCCTTGCTGCGTACCGGGCGTCACTGGCTACAGTACGGGCCGAGCAG ATTGTATGGGAGCCGTACACGCATACGCTAGGCTCCCTACCTGCGTATTGCACTGCTGGGCAGCATATTTGGAGGGCCGAGGTGCCGTTGATATTCTTTTGGATAGTGGAGTGGCATCATCCTGAGCGAGTCCTCCGTCAGTTTGGGATGAAGCAACCAGTTCCAAGTGTCGTGGATACGTCGACTACCCTTCACAAGATATCCCTTCAGGGTAAATGGGAGAAGAACTGGGAGGTAGAACATGATCCCTTTATTCGGCAATGGGCCAACCGAGTGAATGTAGTTCGCGGGTCCGATCTCCTAGACGATGATGATACGTATCTCGTTGAGTACATGATGTGGTACAATCGCCACACAAGGCGGTACATAACACCAGAGTCTGCGTATTGGGAACTCATG GTTCGGACGATGATTAGGTCTATACCGAGGTGCGATGAAGGTTCTGACATGCACACTGACCTTACATTTACACTAGAGCTTGTGGAGGAGCTAGGCCGACTTAAATTGGCGAATGCGCTTGCAGAAGCAGTTGACATTGATAGACAGGCCCCAGTTCGTGGCGGGCAACGTGGTGGGTCTCGTGGGGGTGGACATCGTGGAGGTGGTCAAGCTGGTCGCAGCCGTACGACCGAGTCGGCTCCCATCTACGAGGAAGGGAATGAGGAGGGTGTAGAAGAGGCATGGCTTGGCACTGATTGGGTACTGTCTGATGACGACGGCAGGACACCGCGATGCACGCCTGGCGATGGTGCTGGGCCATCCCATAGCGTCGATCATCAGGGCACTGTTCCAGCCCACACTACATCCCATGGTGCTAGCACGGACTTTGAGGGCCCTCCTCGTATGTCGCCCCCAGTTTTCAGTGGATCTGCCCATGATGGTGGATGCATATTTGTCCCCACACCAGGCATGCCCACCCCACCTCTAGTGCAAGTGGACCCCACCATGTCAGCTCCATCTCAAACCGCCCACGGAGAGGCTGTACAGATTGAGCAGATACCGGCTGAGGACATTGAGCCGGTGGAGGCTTTGCGGAGATCGCGACGCCCGCGTGCGCATGCTCCCGATTGCGGGACCGGTGATG GTAAGATTAGACCTGTCAGGGCATATGGGCGGAAACGAAAAGATCATTAA